A stretch of the Gossypium hirsutum isolate 1008001.06 chromosome D07, Gossypium_hirsutum_v2.1, whole genome shotgun sequence genome encodes the following:
- the LOC107954974 gene encoding LOW QUALITY PROTEIN: probable sodium/metabolite cotransporter BASS3, chloroplastic (The sequence of the model RefSeq protein was modified relative to this genomic sequence to represent the inferred CDS: inserted 1 base in 1 codon): MISLTPYLSLPTTSAFTSKAKKLSISPKPATSPVCCSYSRYGLKLSGRKGYCEITKSTRGGLFVFACSTTPYVRRVGSRRLSFGSNAGGGATQVSKKVDLSQVLSAMLPFVVAITAVAALVQPSTFTWVSKDLYAPALGGIMLSIGIRLSFDDFTLAFKRPLPLSVGFIAQYLLKPALGVLVAKAFCLSPTFYAGFILTSCVAGAQLSSYASXLSKGDVAVSILLTSFTTIASVIVTPLLTGLLIGSVVPVDAVAMSKSILQVVLVPITIGLVLNTYAKPVVTILQPVMPFVAMICTSLCIGSPLALNRSQILSKEGLQLVLPVLTFHAVAFAVGYWISKVPAFRQREEVSRTVSLCTGMQSSTMAGLLATQFLGSSSQAVPPACSVVAMAIMGLSLASFWGNGFRIRDLPSQLIPHTGSAFQAQ, from the exons ATGATCTCACTTACTCCCTATCTTTCTCTCCCCACCACAAGCGCCTTCACTTCGAAAGCCAAGAAGCTCTCGATCTCTCCCAAACCGGCGACGTCGCCAGTTTGTTGTTCTTATTCGAGATATGGATTGAAGCTGAGTGGGAGGAAGGGTTACTGTGAAATTACTAAAAGTACTAGAGGAGGGTTGTTTGTATTTGCCTGTTCGACGACGCCGTATGTCCGGAGAGTTGGGTCGCGGAGACTTTCGTTTGGGAGTAACGCAGGTGGTGGCGCTACCCAAGTATCTAAGAAGGTTGATTTGTCTCAGGTTTTGTCAGCAATGCTTCCTTTTGTTGTCGCTATTACCGCTGTTGCTGCTCTTGTTCAACCTTCCACTTTCACCTG GGTATCTAAGGACTTGTATGCTCCTGCACTTGGTGGGATCATGTTGTCCATTGGAATTAGACTTTCATTTGATGATTTCACACTTGCATTCAAAAG ACCTTTACCGCTATCTGTTGGATTTATTGCACAGTATTTGCTCAAACCGGCACTTGGGGTTTTAGTTGCAAAGGCATTTTGTTTGTCTCCGACATTCTATGCAGGCTTTATCCTCACATCTTGTGTTGCAGGGGCTCAACTGTCTAGCTATGCTA TTTTGAGCAAAGGAGATGTGGCAGTGAGTATACTTCTCACTAGCTTTACCACCATTGCATCAGTGATAGTCACCCCTCTTTTAACCGGCCTTCTCATAGGGTCTGTCGTTCCAGTTGATGCTGTTGCTATGTCGAAGTCGATTTTACAG GTTGTTCTTGTTCCTATCACTATTGGGCTTGTGCTCAATACCTATGCAAAACCAGTCGTCACTATCCTTCAACCTGTGATGCCCTTTGTTGCTATGATCTGTACTTCCTTGTGCATTGGTAGCCCTCTTGCATTGAATAGGAGTCAAATTTTATCTAAAGAGGGTCTTCAGTTGGTTCTTCCTGTTTTGACATTTCATGCTGTGGCATTTGCTGTGGGATATTGGATCTCAAAAGTTCCTGCTTTCAG ACAAAGAGAAGAAGTTAGTCGGACAGTTTCATTGTGCACTGGAATGCAAAGCTCCACCATGGCAGGTCTACTTGCAACCCAATTTCTCGGGAGCAGTAGTCAAGCAGTTCCACCTGCATGCTCTGTCGTCGCCATGGCTATTATGGGTCTTTCTCTTGCCTCTTTCTGGGGCAATGGTTTCCGTATTAGAGACCTACCATCTCAACTCATCCCTCACACTGGCTCTGCTTTCCAGGCTCAATGA